The following is a genomic window from Sporocytophaga myxococcoides DSM 11118.
ATTCTTAGGATACTTCACTGAATACTTGAATAACACTTTCTTTGTTTCTCCTGCTCCCAAGCTCAGTTTCCATTGAAGTTTACCATTGTCTTTGTTATAAATTGCTCCACCAGTATCTATCGCCTCCACCTCGATCTGACTGTTCTGAGAAACAGGAATCTGATCTTCTACAAGTATATCTATGCTCTCCTTCTTTGTATTTCTCACTTCAATTTCAAAAGCATATTCTTCTTTTTTATTAGCTCCTATAAAGTTCTTCTTTGTGAAGTCTTTTATCTTATTTCTCTTTACAACTACCTTCTTATCTCTTCCCAATGAAAGAGCAAGAGTATCATTGGTGTTGTTAACATCAATGAAAGACTCACCGACAAAGGTTCCTTCAAAGAATATATTTGCATTGCCTGATAACAAATTCAGTTCATCCCAATCGGTCACATGACCTACCAGAAATGCATCCTGATCTATCTTTGGAACAGCAGTATATTGATAACTTGCTTTTACTTCATGACTTTGGATGTCTACAAGTTGAGGAGTATTTCCCGTAGGGATAGTATAAGGCAATGCTATATCAAATTCTACTGATGTGGCATTTTCAACAACAGTTGTGTAATTACTTACAGACATTGCAGGGGCGGGCGCTCCTGCAGCTTCCTCGCTTTCCCATGACATTGTTTTAGCTTCTTTTTTCTTATCATAGCTTTCTCCTTCACTTCGATATCTTGGAGATCTGACTACAGGTTTGGGCTCATAGAAATCAAGATACCAAGGATACAACTCCGGCTTTGCTCCGCCAAGAGTAGGATTGGAAGAAGACAGTTTAACCTTGACCTTATTCCAGTCTAAACCTGTGTTCTGATACACCTGAGCTTTATAGTTCAGCTGCACTGAGCCTTTAGTATCTTTTACCCCTATATCATACAAAGGATACCAACCTGCATCTGCTACGACATATTGTAACTCAAGCTGAGCAATGCCTCCGGATTTAGAAGAAACCGAAATTGTAACTTTGCTTGTATTCTTATTCCTTTCATTAAAAAGATCATTGAATTGTCTTTGAAACCTGTCCGCTTTCTCCTGAATCACTTTTAGTTTTTCATCAATATCAATAACCTCATTTTTAATTTCTTCAAGTCTCTCTCTGTAGAAATCTGCAACATCCTCCAATTGATCCGCAGTAATAGTATGCTGCTCTCCTTTCAGGCTTTGGTTTGCAAGAATCATTTGTTCTTCCTTTGCATACACATCATTCAAACTTCTCAGCTTTCTCGCTTCTTTCTGATAAAAACGAATCGAATCTTCCAGAGCGATCATTTCTTTGCTCTTCTTCTGAGGATCTACAAAATTCAGTTCATGCTTTACTGCCATGATCACAAAATCACCTTTCCCCGAAACCTGAATACTTTGTTTGTCAATGCCCGCAGGAAGCCCGTCAATTAAGAGCTCATTAGAACCAGGGTCCAGCTGAGTATTTATAGAGCTCGTCACCTGAGCTTTATTAAGGAACACTGTAACCTGTTTTATTTCCGCTTTCAGGTTTTTCTTATCCTCAGCAAAAGCCTGTAACTGTATAAGAATGCAGGCCACAATAAGAAGTCTTTTCATACTAATTTGCTATTAATAACTATAAATTATTCAATGAATATCGGAAACTGATTTTAATACTTATAAAAATTAGGTATTAAATTCGCAAAGTGTAGCATTTCATTATAAACCTCACCCTCAATCCCTCTCCTGAAAGAGAGGGACTTTAATGTATATGTTATTAGCTCTATTTTTTAAAATCATATGATTTTTTCGCTGAACTGTTCCCTTCTCCTTCAGGAGAAGGGTTAGGGATGAGGTCCATTTACTATTATATGAGAGCTAGAATACCTAATCATAATATTTAAAACTCTTACAAACCGGAAACTATTTTATTTTTGGGATATTTCAATGCATATTTAAATAAAACTTTCTTTGTTTCTCCAGCCCCGATATTCAGCTTCCACTGAAGCTTTCCGCTAGCCTTATCAAAAATAGCTCCTCCTCCATCTATCAGCTCCACTTCGATCTGATTGTTTTGTGATACCGGAATCTGATCTTCAACCAGGACACTTATGCTTTCCTTCTTGGTATTTCTAACTTCAATTTCAAAAGCATGTTCTTCTTTCTTGTTCAGACCGATAAAGTTTTTCCTGGTAAATTCTTTTAGTTTATTTCTCTTAACCACCACTTTGCTATCTCTTCCTAAAGAAAGCGACAATGTATCACTTGTGTTTTGTGCATCAATATATGATTCCCCGACAAAAGTACCTTCAAAGAATATATTGGCATTTCCTGAGAGTAGATTCAGATTTTCCCAATTAGTCACATAAGCAATAAGAAATGCATCCTTGTCAAGCTTTGGCACAGAGATATATTCATAATCTGCTTTTACTTCATGACTTTGAATGTCGACCAGTTGCGGATTATTTCCTGATAGGACTGTATAAGGCAAAGCAATGTCGAATTCTACAGATACTGTATTCTCTACAACAGAGGTAAAATCACTGATGGGTTGGGACAATGTATAGAAACTTTTTTGGGCAATGATTACCACTTCCTCTAAGCTCCGGTAAGCACTATCTGGAGATACCATTTCTTCTGATACTTCTTCATCTTTAGCAACTTCTGGTTCTAGAAACTCGGTCGTACTTACAGTAGGAGCTTCATAAAAGTTAAGATACCATGAATTCAACTCAGGTTTGTTTACCCCTAAAGTAGGGTTTGAAGTAGAGAGCTTTAGCCTTACATTATTCCAATCCAGGCCGGTATTCTGATACACATGAGCTTTATAATTAACCTGAACAGGGCCTTTGGTATCTTTGACTCTTATATCATACAAAGGAGTCCAGCCGGCATCGTCTACTACATAAAGAAGCTCGAGTTGAACATTTCCAGCGGACTTAGCGGAAACGGAAATTGAAATTTTACTGGTATGCTTATTTCTTTCATTAAAAAGATCATCCAACTGTTGCTGAAAGCGTGTGGCCTTCTCATTAAGTTCATTTAATTTATCATCATTGTCTATCAAAGTAAAACGAATATCCTCCAGTCTTTCTCTATAAAAATCAGCAACATCCTCCAGTTGATCCGCTGTCATCGTTTGCTTTTCACCTTTTATAGCCTGGTTGGTCAGAATCATTTTTTCTTCTTTTAAAAGCGCATCACTCAGGCTTTTCGTCTTTCGAGCCAGTACTCTGTAAAAACGAACCGAATCTTCCAATGCGATCATTTCAGCACTTTTCTTCTGAGGATCAATGAAATTTAAGTCATGCTTAACAGACATAATCACAAAGTCTCCTTTACAGGAAACCTGAATGCTTTGCTTGTCAATGCCAGCAGGGAGGCCATCTACAAGAAGCTCATTAGTTCCTTCTTCCAGATTGGTTTGAAGTATACTAGTCACCTGAGCCTTGTTCAAAAAAACAGTTACTTGTTTTATATCTGCTTTGAGATTCTTCTTATCATCTGCGAAAGCCTGAATCTGAGCAAGTAGTAAAATAAAAAGGCAAAGTCGTTTCATGATTGGTATTGAGGTATTTAATAATTCGAACAAGATACTTTCTTATAAAAGTTAAATGTAAAGCTATTCAAAAGTTTCTACTAAAAGCAATTGATGTGCGCTCAAAGGCCAAACTAACAACTCTATTGAGCATCCAGTTAGTGGAGCTTAAAAATTTTTTATAGATTTTTTTATATTAATTTGATAGTTTAGCAGACAAATTGAGCATTATGTACGCCTACCATCATTTACTTTCCTTTACTGAAAATATTCTTAAAAAAATGGGATGCCCAGAGTCTGACGCCAAACTGGGAGCTAAAGTTTTAGTATCTGCCGACCTTAGAGGTGTTGATTCTCATGGTGTAGCAAGACTTTCCGGATATGTAAGACTTTGGGAAGCCGGTAGAATTAATGCAAACCCAAAACTTAAGATCGTTCATGAAACACCATCGACAGCAGTAGTAGATGGTGACAGAGGACTAGGCTTGGTGATTGCTCCCCAGGCTATGCAGATTGCCATGGAGAAAGCAGAAAAAGCCGGAACAGGATGGGTATCAGTAAAAAACTCCAACCACTTTGGTATTGCAGGTTATCACGCCATGATGGGCTTGGAGAAAGACATGATAGGTATCGCAATGACAAATGCCAGTCCACTCGTAGCGCCTACGTTTTCGTTAGAAAGATTATTGGGAACCAATCCCATAGCCGTTTCTATACCTGCAGACAAGCAACCTGCTTTTGTTGCCGACTTTGCTACTACAACTGCAGCCAATGGGAAACTTGAGATCCTGCAGAGAAAAAATCTAGAAGCTCCATACGGTTGGATCCAAAATAAAGAAGGAGCACAAAGCACTAACCCTCATGAGTTAAAAGATGGTGGTGCGCTACTACCACTGGGAGGGGACAGAGAACATGGCAGTCACAAAGGTTATTGTCTTGGTGCGATAGTTGACATTTTCTCGGCAGTATTTTCAGGAGCGAATTATGGACCTTGGGTGCCTCCATTTGTTAGTTTCCTTGCACCACCTGCAGATCCTGTGGGAGAAGGTATAGGACATTTCTTTGGAG
Proteins encoded in this region:
- a CDS encoding DUF4139 domain-containing protein; this encodes MKRLLIVACILIQLQAFAEDKKNLKAEIKQVTVFLNKAQVTSSINTQLDPGSNELLIDGLPAGIDKQSIQVSGKGDFVIMAVKHELNFVDPQKKSKEMIALEDSIRFYQKEARKLRSLNDVYAKEEQMILANQSLKGEQHTITADQLEDVADFYRERLEEIKNEVIDIDEKLKVIQEKADRFQRQFNDLFNERNKNTSKVTISVSSKSGGIAQLELQYVVADAGWYPLYDIGVKDTKGSVQLNYKAQVYQNTGLDWNKVKVKLSSSNPTLGGAKPELYPWYLDFYEPKPVVRSPRYRSEGESYDKKKEAKTMSWESEEAAGAPAPAMSVSNYTTVVENATSVEFDIALPYTIPTGNTPQLVDIQSHEVKASYQYTAVPKIDQDAFLVGHVTDWDELNLLSGNANIFFEGTFVGESFIDVNNTNDTLALSLGRDKKVVVKRNKIKDFTKKNFIGANKKEEYAFEIEVRNTKKESIDILVEDQIPVSQNSQIEVEAIDTGGAIYNKDNGKLQWKLSLGAGETKKVLFKYSVKYPKNKTVGGL
- a CDS encoding DUF4139 domain-containing protein, with the protein product MKRLCLFILLLAQIQAFADDKKNLKADIKQVTVFLNKAQVTSILQTNLEEGTNELLVDGLPAGIDKQSIQVSCKGDFVIMSVKHDLNFIDPQKKSAEMIALEDSVRFYRVLARKTKSLSDALLKEEKMILTNQAIKGEKQTMTADQLEDVADFYRERLEDIRFTLIDNDDKLNELNEKATRFQQQLDDLFNERNKHTSKISISVSAKSAGNVQLELLYVVDDAGWTPLYDIRVKDTKGPVQVNYKAHVYQNTGLDWNNVRLKLSTSNPTLGVNKPELNSWYLNFYEAPTVSTTEFLEPEVAKDEEVSEEMVSPDSAYRSLEEVVIIAQKSFYTLSQPISDFTSVVENTVSVEFDIALPYTVLSGNNPQLVDIQSHEVKADYEYISVPKLDKDAFLIAYVTNWENLNLLSGNANIFFEGTFVGESYIDAQNTSDTLSLSLGRDSKVVVKRNKLKEFTRKNFIGLNKKEEHAFEIEVRNTKKESISVLVEDQIPVSQNNQIEVELIDGGGAIFDKASGKLQWKLNIGAGETKKVLFKYALKYPKNKIVSGL
- a CDS encoding Ldh family oxidoreductase, whose protein sequence is MYAYHHLLSFTENILKKMGCPESDAKLGAKVLVSADLRGVDSHGVARLSGYVRLWEAGRINANPKLKIVHETPSTAVVDGDRGLGLVIAPQAMQIAMEKAEKAGTGWVSVKNSNHFGIAGYHAMMGLEKDMIGIAMTNASPLVAPTFSLERLLGTNPIAVSIPADKQPAFVADFATTTAANGKLEILQRKNLEAPYGWIQNKEGAQSTNPHELKDGGALLPLGGDREHGSHKGYCLGAIVDIFSAVFSGANYGPWVPPFVSFLAPPADPVGEGIGHFFGAMRIDAWRPKEEFKSHMDNWITRFRSAKAIEGEKVLIPGDPEREMEAKRMEKGIPLLAPVEKDLKELGARFGVEL